One genomic segment of Stigmatopora argus isolate UIUO_Sarg chromosome 3, RoL_Sarg_1.0, whole genome shotgun sequence includes these proteins:
- the slc17a6a gene encoding vesicular glutamate transporter 2.2 — protein sequence MEPESDQGALPKTKEGLKQIAGKALGGLYRRLEKRQQTGEAIELTEDGRPRAEQGRGAPLCDCTCFGLPRRYIIAMLSGLGFCISFGIRCNLGVAIVSMVNNSTIHQNGKIIILEKAKFNWDPETVGMIHGSFFWGYIVTQIPGGYISSRLAANRVFGAAIVLTSILNMFIPVAARTHYGCVIFVRILQGLVEGVSYPACHGIWSKWAPPLERSRLATISFCGSYAGAVIAMPLAGILVQYTGWSSVFYVYGSFGLVWYMFWFLVSYESPAEHPTITEEERRYIEESIGESAQLMGAMEKFKTPWRKFFTSMPVYAIIVANFCRSWTFYLLLISQPAYFEEVFGFEISKVGIVSALPHLVMTIIVPLGGQLADYLRTHNIMSTTTVRKIMNCGGFGMEATFLLVVGYSHSKGIAISFLVLAVGFSGFAISGFNVNHLDIAPRYASILMGISNGVGTLSGMVCPLIVGAMTKNKTREEWQYVFLIASLVHYGGVVFYGIFASGEKQPWADPEETSDEKCGFIDEDELAEETGDITQGYGAVGGPAKSYGATAQLNGGWVQDWDKTEEYVQEPAGKIYSERGYS from the exons ATGGAGCCTGAAAGCGACCAGGGAGCGTTACCAAAGACCAAAGAGGGTCTAAAACAAATTGCAGGAAAGGCCCTCGGAGGTCTGTACAG GAGGCTGGAGAAGCGACAGCAGACGGGCGAGGCCATCGAGCTGACCGAGGACGGGCGACCCCGGGCCGAGCAGGGCCGCGGGGCCCCCCTGTGCGACTGCACGTGCTTCGGGCTTCCTCGCAGGTACATCATCGCCATGCTGAGCGGCCTGGGCTTCTGCATCTCCTTCGGCATCCGCTGCAACCTGGGCGTGGCCATCGTCAGCATGGTCAACAACAGCACGATTCACCAGAACGGCAAGATCATTATACTAGAG aAAGCCAAATTTAACTGGGACCCCGAGACGGTGGGGATGATCCATGGCTCTTTTTTCTGGGGTTACATCGTCACCCAAATCCCGGGGGGATATATTTCCTCCAGACTGGCTGCTAACAG AGTTTTCGGGGCTGCCATTGTGCTGACATCCATCTTGAACATGTTCATCCCCGTAGCGGCCCGCACGCACTACGGATGCGTCATCTTTGTGAGGATATTACAAGGCTTGGTGGAG GGAGTGTCTTATCCAGCCTGTCATGGCATCTGGAGCAAATGGGCTCCTCCATTGGAAAGAAGTCGTCTGGCCACCATCTCCTTCTGTG GATCCTATGCTGGTGCGGTTATAGCCATGCCTTTGGCAGGAATCTTGGTTCAATACACTGGGTGGTCTTCAGTCTTCTACGTGTACG GCTCTTTTGGCCTAGTCTGGTACATGTTCTGGTTCTTGGTGTCCTACGAGAGCCCGGCCGAGCACCCGACCATCACGGAAGAGGAGCGCCGCTACATTGAGGAGAGCATCGGGGAAAGTGCCCAGCTGATGGGTGCCATGGAG AAATTCAAGACTCCCTGGAGAAAGTTCTTCACCTCCATGCCCGTCTATGCAATTATCGTGGCAAACTTCTGCAGAAGCTGGACTTTTTATCTGCTGCTCATCAGCCAGCCTGCATACTTTGAAGAAGTGTTTGGCTTTGAAATAAGCAAG GTTGGAATAGTATCAGCTCTCCCCCACTTGGTCATGACCATTATCGTGCCATTAGGAGGCCAGTTAGCCGATTACCTACGTACGCACAACATCATGTCCACCACGACAGTCCGCAAAATCATGAACTGTGGAG GATTCGGTATGGAGGCTACCTTCCTCTTGGTGGTGGGTTATTCTCACAGTAAAGGGATAGCGATCTCTTTCTTGGTGCTGGCAGTAGGCTTTAGTGGCTTTGCAATATCAG GTTTCAATGTCAACCATTTGGACATTGCTCCGCGCTATGCTAGCATTCTTATGGGGATCTCCAATGGCGTGGGCACTCTGTCAGGAATGGTCTGCCCTTTAATCGTGGGAGCCATGACAAAGAATAAG ACACGAGAAGAGTGGCAATATGTTTTCCTGATTGCCTCTCTGGTGCATTACGGGGGCGTGGTGTTCTACGGGATCTTCGCCTCGGGGGAAAAACAGCCGTGGGCCGACCCAGAGGAGACCAGCGACGAAAAGTGCGGATTCATTGACGAGGACGAGCTGGCCGAAGAGACAGGTGACATCACGCAGGGTTACGGCGCCGTGGGAGGCCCCGCTAAAAGCTACGGCGCCACGGCGCAACTCAATGGCGGATGGGTACAGGACTGGGATAAAACGGAGGAGTACGTTCAAGAACCAGCCGGGAAGATTTACTCCGAGCGAGGATACTCTTAA
- the ano5a gene encoding anoctamin-5: MNRVRGWSGENNLMEMSPSDYYHDDMNGSYHDSSGPGFLYGESECYRTSVATCESLNSSMATLASSDSSREAQCEAHSLDLNSSLTGDSTFNSVPSQFPRKRALFLKYRSRIEKQQQSKDLVFFRDGVRRIDFVLSYTDEDSEKHRRKRELYEANLIKVGLELETEDKIESEDGKTYFVKIHAPWEVLATYADVLKIKAPFKVNDLQRKSVNPLSWLATPLRLPDHIMYPDPDYFTATFNKSKADFFLIDDKDTFFTPATRNRIVYYILSRCAYGEDERLDKDKKGIKRLLNNGTYTAAFPLHDGKYWVKPKDSSFERDRYNLYQHWATFSCFFKEQPLNLIRKYYGERIGLYFAWLGFYTEMLFFAAIVGLICFYYGLTSYKDNEWSKEICSEQIGGNIVMCPLCDKKCTYWKLSTTCNASWQAHLFDNAGTLFFAIFMGIWVTLFLELWKRRQARLAYEWDLVDFEEAEQQLQIRPEYENKCTSRKLNPITQEMEPNLPITTVRCARICLSGATVLLWICLTISCIIGVIAYRLAVYAAFASFMKEHEQFNKMGSSITPQLATAVTGSCINFVIIMILNLMYDRVAIWITNLEIPKTHVEYENKLTVKMFLFQFVNYYSSIFYVAFFKGKFIGYPGGYSYMFGQTTRLRNEECDPGGCLIELTTQLVIVMTGKQVWGNIQESLVPVVMNWWRGRGARNHPDSLYSRWEQDNDLVVFGQLQLFDEYLEMVIQFGFVSLFVASFPLAPLLALFNNIIEVRVDAWKLTTQFRRPVAAKAHSIGAWGEILSGIAILSVVTNAFIVAFTSDMIPRLVYMYAYQPDGVVTMRGYINNSLSLFNISEFLPANRPDDDEVPPWFNGSITTCRYQDYRYPPGHQNQYTHTLQFWHILAAKLAFIIIMEHIVFMIKFFLAWLIPDVPIDVRDRVRRERYLVQENLYKFEVEKVRCQFGGYVDEENEVISRHNAL, translated from the exons ATGAACCGAGTAAGGGGCTGGAGTGGCGAGAACAACCTGATGGAGATGAGCCCGTCTGACTACTATCACG ATGATATGAATGGCTCTTACCATGACTCATCTGGGCCAGGTTTCCTATATGGAGAATCAGAG TGCTACCGTACGAGTGTGGCGACTTGTGAGTCTCTCAACAGCAGCATGGCCACGCTGGCCTCGTCTGACAGTAGTCGCGAAGCTCAGTGCGAGGCTCACAGTTTAGACCTCAACAGTTCTTTGACTGGG GACTCTACTTTCAACTCGGTTCCTTCACAGTTCCCGAGAAAGCGGGCACTGTTCCTGAAGTATCGTTCGAGG ATTGAGAAACAGCAACAGAGTAAAGACTTGGTGTTCTTCCGTGATGGAGTGCGAAGAATTGATTTTGTCCTGTCGTACACTGACGAAGACAGTGAAAAACAC aGAAGAAAGAGGGAGCTTTATGAAGCCAACCTAATTAAAGTTGGCTTGGAACTGGAGACGGAAGATAAAATA GAATCAGAAGATGGAAAGACCTACTTTGTGAAGATCCACGCTCCTTGGGAGGTTTTGGCCACTTACGCAGATGTGCTGAAAATCAAAGCACCCTTCAAAGTCAACGACCTGCAAAGAAAATCCGTGAATCCCTTGAGTTGGTTGGCTACCCCTTTGCGTCTTCCCGACCACATCATGTATCCTGACCCGGATTACTTCACCGCGACTTTCAACAAGAGCAAAGCTGACTTCTTTCTCATTGATGACAAAGATACATTCTTTACGCCTGCCACTCGCAACAGGATA GTGTACTACATCCTCTCCAGGTGTGCATACGGAGAGGATGAACGCCtagataaagacaaaaaagggatCAAGAGGTTGCTGAACAATGGCACGTACACAGCGGCTTTTCCACTGCACGAC GGCAAATATTGGGTAAAACCAAAGGATTCTAGTTTTGAGAGGGACCGATACAATCTCTATCAACACTGGGCCACATTTTCATGCTTCTTCAAAGAGCAGCCTCTCAATCTCATCAG GAAGTACTATGGGGAGCGGATTGGCCTCTATTTTGCCTGGCTTGGCTTCTACACtgagatgttattttttgctGCCATTGTGGGATTAATTTGTTTCTATTACGGTTTGACTTCATACAAAGACAATGAGTGGAG tAAGGAAATCTGCAGTGAGCAAATTGGAGGCAATATTGTCATGTGTCCACTGTGTGACAAGAAATGTACCTACTGGAAACTCAGTACAACATGCAACGCGTCATGG CAAGCGCATCTGTTCGACAATGCAGGAACTTTgttttttgccattttcatGGGAATTTGGG TGACTTTATTTCTGGAGCTCTGGAAGAGGCGTCAGGCCCGGCTAGCATACGAGTGGGATCTGGTGGATTTTGAAGAGGCGGAGCAGCAACTGCAGATCCGTCCCGAGTACGAGAACAAGTGCACCAGCCGCAAGCTGAATCCCATTACTCAG GAAATGGAGCCTAACTTACCCATAACAACAGTCAGGTGTGCACGTATTTGTCTGTCTGGAGCTACTGTCCTTTTGTGG ATTTGTCTGACCATTTCTTGCATCATCGGCGTGATTGCATACCGCCTGGCGGTCTACGCTGCCTTTGCCAGCTTCATGAAGGAGCATGAACAATTCAACAAGATGGGTTCCTCAATTACACCACAACTGGCCACTGCTGTCACCGGCTCATGCATCAACTTTGTCATCATTATGATACTCAACCTCATGTATGACCGTGTGGCTATTTGGATAACTAACCTAG AAATTCCAAAGACGCATGTGGAATATGAAAACAAGCTGACAGTGAAGATGTTCTTATTCCAGTTTGTCAACTACTACTCCTCCATCTTCTACGTAGCTTTCTTTAAGGGGAAATTCATCGGCTATCCTGGAGGTTATTCTTACATGTTCGGCCAGACGACTAGACTCAGGAATGAAGAG TGTGACCCTGGTGGCTGTTTGATTGAATTGACCACCCAGTTGGTCATTGTGATGACTGGAAAGCAGGTGTGGGGCAACATTCAGGAGTCTCTGGTCCC GGTGGTAATGAACTGGTGGCGCGGCAGAGGAGCTCGCAACCACCCGGACAGTCTGTATAGCCGTTGGGAGCAAGACAACGACCTGGTGGTCTTCGGACAACTACAACTCTTTGATGAGTACCtggaaatgg TGATCCAGTTTGGTTTCGTCTCTCTGTTTGTTGCCTCCTTCCCTTTGGCTCCCCTGTTGGCTCTCTTCAACAACATTATTGAGGTTCGAGTGGACGCCTGGAAGCTCACTACTCAGTTCAGGCGTCCCGTAGCAGCCAAAGCTCACAGCATTGGTGCCTGGGGAGAAATCCTCAGTGGCATTGCCATCTTATCTGTTGTTACCAAT GCGTTCATTGTGGCCTTCACTTCTGATATGATCCCCCGACTTGTTTATATGTACGCCTACCAGCCAGATGGGGTGGTGACTATGAGAGGCTACATCAACAACAGTTTGTCTCTGTTCAACATCTCAGAGTTTCTACCGGCCAACAGGCCAGATGATGATGAGGTGCCGCCCTGGTTCAACGGCTCTATCACAACTTGCAG GTACCAAGACTACCGCTATCCTCCTGGCCATCAGAATCAGTACACCCACACATTGCAGTTCTGGCATATTTTGGCTGCCAAGCTggccttcatcatcatcatggag CATATCGTGTTCATGATCAAGTTCTTTTTGGCCTGGTTGATTCCCGATGTTCCGATCGACGTGAGAGATCGAGTGAGGAGAGAGCGCTACCTCGTCCAAGAGAATCTCTACAAGTTCGAAGTGGAGAAGGTGAGGTGTCAATTTGGCGGATATGTGGACGAGGAAAACGAGGTCATTAGCAGACATAATGCTCTGTGA